The Pseudomonas sp. DG56-2 genome contains a region encoding:
- the leuA gene encoding 2-isopropylmalate synthase: MTMLKDPSKKYSAFPTVNLPDRTWPSKTITQAPIWCSSDLRDGNQSLIEPMDAVKKLRFWKTLVSVGVKEIEASFPSASQTDFDFVRTLIEDGHIPDDTTIQVLTQAREDLIARTFESLRGAKKAIVHLYNATSPSFRRIVFNQDKQGVKDIAVNAAKLFVKYAAQQPETQWTFQYSPETFSATELEFAKEVCDAVIEVWNPTPEHKIILNLPATVEVSTPNIYADQIEWFGRNVSRRDSVLISLHTHNDRGTGVAATELGLMAGADRVEGCLFGNGERTGNVDLVTLGLNLYTQGVDPELDFSDIDGVRKVVEECNQLPVHPRHPYVGDLVHTAFSGSHQDAIRKGFSQQKDDAKWEVPYLPIDPADIGRSYEAVIRVNSQSGKGGITYLLEQEYGISLPRRMQIEFSQVVQGETDRLGLEMTAQQIYSLLHREYLQANSPYALVSHRLQEENGNSNVEVEVSGEGETTLHWRGKGNGALEALVAGLPVAVEIMDYNEHAIGAGTNAKAAAYIELRVAGGRPVHGVGIDENITTASFKALFSALNRSLSQQEAKAA, from the coding sequence ATGACCATGCTCAAAGACCCTTCGAAAAAATACAGTGCCTTCCCTACCGTCAACTTGCCTGACCGTACCTGGCCGTCGAAGACCATCACCCAGGCGCCGATCTGGTGCAGCTCTGACCTGCGTGATGGTAACCAGTCGCTGATCGAGCCGATGGATGCGGTGAAGAAGCTGCGCTTCTGGAAAACCCTGGTCAGCGTTGGCGTGAAAGAAATCGAAGCGTCGTTCCCGTCGGCATCGCAAACCGACTTCGACTTCGTTCGCACCCTGATCGAAGATGGCCACATCCCAGATGACACCACCATTCAGGTGCTGACCCAGGCCCGTGAAGATCTTATCGCCCGGACGTTCGAGTCCCTGCGCGGGGCGAAGAAAGCCATCGTTCACCTGTACAACGCTACCAGCCCATCGTTCCGCCGTATCGTCTTCAATCAGGACAAGCAAGGTGTGAAAGACATCGCGGTGAACGCGGCCAAGCTGTTCGTCAAATATGCTGCACAGCAGCCGGAAACCCAGTGGACCTTCCAGTATTCCCCAGAGACCTTCAGCGCTACCGAACTGGAGTTCGCCAAGGAAGTCTGTGACGCAGTGATCGAGGTGTGGAACCCGACACCAGAGCACAAGATCATCCTCAACCTGCCAGCGACCGTCGAAGTCTCGACGCCGAACATCTACGCCGACCAGATCGAATGGTTTGGTCGGAATGTCAGCCGCCGTGACAGCGTGCTTATCAGCCTGCACACCCACAACGACCGCGGTACGGGCGTCGCAGCTACCGAGCTTGGCCTGATGGCTGGCGCCGACCGTGTCGAAGGCTGCCTGTTCGGCAACGGCGAGCGCACCGGCAACGTCGACCTGGTTACCCTGGGCTTAAACCTTTACACCCAAGGTGTCGACCCCGAGCTGGATTTCTCCGACATCGACGGCGTACGCAAAGTGGTCGAAGAGTGCAACCAACTCCCTGTTCACCCGCGTCACCCGTACGTTGGCGATCTGGTTCACACCGCATTCTCCGGCTCGCATCAGGACGCCATCCGCAAAGGCTTCTCGCAGCAGAAGGACGATGCCAAGTGGGAGGTGCCTTACTTGCCGATCGACCCTGCAGACATTGGCCGCAGCTATGAAGCCGTCATTCGCGTCAACAGCCAGTCGGGCAAAGGTGGCATCACGTACCTGCTCGAGCAGGAGTACGGCATCAGCTTGCCGCGCCGCATGCAGATCGAGTTCAGCCAGGTAGTCCAGGGTGAAACCGACCGCTTGGGCCTGGAAATGACTGCCCAACAGATCTACAGCTTGCTGCACCGCGAATACTTGCAAGCCAACTCACCCTACGCGCTGGTCAGCCACCGCCTGCAGGAAGAGAACGGCAACAGCAATGTCGAGGTGGAAGTGTCCGGTGAAGGCGAGACCACCTTGCACTGGCGCGGCAAAGGCAATGGTGCTCTCGAAGCCCTGGTCGCCGGCCTGCCGGTTGCCGTAGAAATCATGGACTACAACGAGCACGCCATCGGCGCCGGCACCAATGCCAAGGCCGCTGCCTACATCGAGCTGCGTGTCGCCGGTGGTCGCCCAGTACACGGCGTGGGTATCGACGAGAACATCACCACTGCCAGCTTCAAAGCACTGTTCAGCGCGCTGAACCGTTCATTGAGCCAGCAGGAAGCCAAAGCCGCATAA
- the pgl gene encoding 6-phosphogluconolactonase: MAISELQLPEGVTAHDFNSAAQLAEGLAKDVAGRLNTAIAANGQATLVVSGGRSPVAFFSALIQQPLDWSKVLVTLADERWVPVEHADSNAGLLKRHLLTGKAAKARFLNLYRAAANLEAAALDADKALAELPGIDVLVLGMGDDGHTASLFPNSPNLAEGLDPQSSRRCLPMLAPSVPHQRLSMTRALLASAEFTALSVQGSGKLATLRAALQGTDIAEMPIRAFLQDPLDIYWCP; this comes from the coding sequence ATGGCGATATCTGAATTGCAACTGCCTGAGGGCGTGACGGCGCATGACTTCAATAGCGCTGCACAGTTGGCCGAAGGGCTGGCCAAGGATGTAGCAGGGCGCTTGAATACCGCGATAGCGGCTAACGGCCAGGCTACGTTGGTGGTGTCCGGTGGGCGTAGCCCGGTGGCATTTTTTTCGGCGCTAATTCAGCAGCCGCTGGACTGGTCGAAAGTGCTGGTGACTTTGGCCGACGAGCGCTGGGTGCCGGTCGAGCATGCCGACAGCAATGCGGGTCTGCTTAAACGTCACTTATTGACCGGCAAGGCTGCCAAGGCGCGCTTCCTCAACTTATACCGCGCCGCTGCCAACCTTGAGGCCGCAGCGTTGGACGCTGACAAGGCCCTGGCCGAGCTGCCCGGGATCGATGTGCTGGTACTGGGGATGGGTGATGACGGGCATACCGCTTCACTGTTCCCCAACAGTCCGAATCTGGCCGAGGGCCTTGACCCGCAAAGCAGCCGCCGTTGCCTGCCGATGCTGGCGCCAAGTGTTCCTCATCAACGCCTGAGCATGACCCGTGCGCTGCTGGCCAGTGCCGAATTTACCGCCTTGTCCGTGCAAGGGTCGGGCAAACTCGCTACCCTGCGCGCCGCCTTGCAGGGCACAGACATCGCCGAAATGCCGATTCGTGCTTTTCTTCAAGACCCTCTGGATATTTACTGGTGCCCATGA
- a CDS encoding M23 family metallopeptidase — protein MSRLITPLLMLCLMFASSAHASYITRQLNKPVPGGVAVINLGPAAQAPSARFDGKPVLVVKEQNNWLAIVGLPLTQKPGPAQLRQGSRTLSFTVGSKKYPEQRITLKNKRQVNPDPADLKRIDAELAEQLKAYRSFSPNLPSNLILDKPVIGPLSSKFGVRRFFNGEERNPHAGLDFAVPAGTPIKTPANGKVILIGNYFFNGNTVFVDHGQGFISMFCHMSKIDVKPGQMLSRGAVVGKVGSTGRATGPHMHWNVSLNDARVDPAIFIGAFQP, from the coding sequence ATGTCCCGTCTGATTACGCCGCTGTTAATGCTGTGCCTGATGTTCGCCAGCAGTGCCCATGCCAGCTACATCACCCGTCAATTGAACAAACCCGTACCCGGAGGCGTTGCCGTCATCAACCTTGGCCCAGCCGCCCAGGCGCCAAGCGCTCGCTTTGACGGCAAACCCGTACTGGTGGTCAAGGAGCAGAACAACTGGCTGGCCATCGTCGGCTTGCCACTGACCCAGAAGCCCGGCCCGGCGCAGCTCAGACAAGGCTCACGAACACTGAGCTTTACCGTAGGCAGCAAAAAATACCCCGAGCAACGCATTACCTTGAAGAACAAGCGCCAGGTCAATCCAGACCCTGCCGACCTCAAGCGCATCGATGCCGAGCTTGCCGAACAGCTCAAGGCCTATCGTAGCTTCAGTCCCAACCTGCCGAGCAACCTGATCCTCGACAAGCCCGTCATTGGCCCTTTGTCGAGCAAGTTCGGCGTACGTCGCTTCTTCAACGGTGAAGAACGCAACCCCCATGCCGGCCTCGACTTTGCCGTACCTGCCGGCACTCCAATCAAAACCCCGGCCAACGGCAAAGTGATTCTGATCGGCAATTACTTCTTCAATGGCAACACGGTGTTCGTCGACCACGGACAGGGCTTTATCAGCATGTTCTGCCACATGTCCAAGATCGATGTAAAACCCGGCCAGATGCTCAGTCGCGGCGCCGTGGTCGGCAAGGTCGGCTCGACCGGGCGCGCCACTGGCCCGCACATGCACTGGAACGTCAGCCTCAATGATGCACGGGTGGATCCAGCCATCTTCATCGGTGCATTCCAGCCCTGA
- a CDS encoding bifunctional 4-hydroxy-2-oxoglutarate aldolase/2-dehydro-3-deoxy-phosphogluconate aldolase has product MTTHELKQPGISMTDKIARIDQICTQARILPVITIAREEDILPLADALAAGGIKTLEVTLRSEHGLKAIKVLSEQRPELCVGAGTVLDRNMFAAVQAAGAQFVVTPGITQDILQAGVESDIPLLPGISTPSEIMMGYTLGYRRFKLFPAEISGGVAAIKAFAGPFGDVRFCPTGGVNPENVKSYITLPNVMCVGGTWMLDSGWIKNRDWARVQACSAEALALLD; this is encoded by the coding sequence ATGACCACGCATGAACTGAAACAGCCGGGAATTTCGATGACCGACAAGATTGCCCGGATCGATCAGATATGCACCCAGGCGCGCATTCTGCCGGTAATCACCATTGCCCGCGAAGAAGACATCCTGCCATTGGCCGATGCCTTGGCTGCCGGTGGCATCAAGACCCTGGAAGTGACCCTGCGTTCGGAGCATGGCTTGAAGGCCATCAAGGTACTGAGCGAACAGCGCCCTGAGCTGTGCGTGGGTGCCGGCACAGTGCTCGACCGCAACATGTTTGCTGCGGTCCAGGCTGCTGGTGCTCAGTTTGTGGTGACCCCGGGCATTACCCAGGACATTCTCCAGGCGGGCGTGGAAAGTGACATTCCGTTGTTGCCAGGTATCAGCACCCCCTCGGAAATCATGATGGGTTACACCCTGGGCTACCGCCGCTTCAAGCTGTTTCCCGCAGAGATCAGTGGCGGTGTAGCGGCAATCAAGGCGTTTGCCGGTCCGTTTGGTGATGTACGTTTCTGCCCAACCGGCGGGGTCAACCCGGAAAATGTCAAAAGCTATATTACGTTACCCAATGTGATGTGCGTGGGTGGCACCTGGATGCTCGACAGTGGTTGGATCAAGAACCGCGACTGGGCGCGCGTCCAGGCTTGTAGTGCCGAGGCACTGGCGCTGCTGGATTGA
- a CDS encoding methyl-accepting chemotaxis protein — MSATVREVAHSTSDAASMSQQVNANAAQGRIEIESTIELIRQLSDQAEQTASTIDDLKRESDAISSVLDVIRGIADQTNLLALNAAIEAARAGDHGRGFAVVASEVRTLAQRTQESTGNIQQMISNLQAGSERASTSMLETLSKAQSGANNIERAGELLCEIADGVASINDRNIQIASAAEEQSAVSEDINRNVNEINDLVIQVSAGAQQTAVTSQELARLAEQQQDLVNRFKVA; from the coding sequence ATGAGCGCAACCGTACGCGAAGTGGCTCACAGCACTAGCGACGCGGCGAGCATGTCTCAGCAAGTCAATGCCAACGCGGCTCAGGGCCGAATCGAGATCGAGAGCACCATCGAGCTGATCCGTCAGCTGTCGGACCAAGCCGAGCAGACTGCCAGCACCATTGATGACCTCAAGCGCGAAAGCGATGCCATCTCTTCAGTGCTGGATGTCATCCGCGGGATTGCCGACCAGACCAACTTGCTGGCCTTGAACGCAGCGATAGAGGCGGCTCGCGCCGGAGATCACGGTCGCGGCTTCGCTGTAGTCGCCTCGGAAGTGCGGACTTTGGCACAGCGAACCCAGGAATCAACCGGCAACATTCAGCAGATGATCAGCAATCTGCAAGCCGGCTCGGAGCGCGCCAGCACCTCGATGCTTGAAACCTTGAGCAAGGCTCAGTCAGGCGCCAACAATATCGAACGCGCCGGTGAACTGCTCTGCGAAATTGCCGACGGGGTTGCCAGTATTAATGACCGCAATATTCAAATCGCCTCTGCCGCAGAAGAGCAGAGTGCAGTATCGGAAGACATCAACCGCAATGTGAACGAGATCAACGACCTGGTGATACAGGTGAGTGCGGGCGCGCAGCAGACGGCTGTGACCAGCCAGGAGTTGGCGCGACTGGCGGAACAGCAACAAGACCTGGTCAACCGCTTCAAAGTTGCCTAA